Proteins encoded in a region of the Leptotrichia sp. OH3620_COT-345 genome:
- a CDS encoding peptide ABC transporter substrate-binding protein, protein MKKILLAFTMLMFILACGGKGGSTEGGNSGKKGSTFTLNAVSEPQSIDPQLSTDIVGGAVDDLITEGLLRRSKEGKPVAGLAEKWEATPDGLKWTFHLRDGIKWSNGDPITANDFKAAWLRGLNPETAAEYAYMLYPIKNGEAYNTGKAKAEDVGITVVDDKTLEVTMEAPTPYFDDLITFKTYMPMNEKFYKEVGDKYFTEADKTLSSGPYIMKTWKHDSEMTFEKNPNYWDNANVKVDNIVFKLISDNAAGFNAFKNGEVDVTSITVEQAKEFKDDPRLVTNNDGSVWYLLFNTKTKALSNAKVRKALLMAVNRDELTQTVLSGSGKTAKTFVPSEIGIRGLNKDFAEEVSTTIPVFNPEEAKKLLEEGLKELGMDKFPPFEMIFNDSGNNKLIAEYIQESLRKNLGVELQLSAMTFQERVSRMKQKDFDFVLAGWSGDFHDPITYLDLFVTNGGNNHGSYSNARYDELVRKIKSSADPAVRVPAMIEIEKIIAEEVPVAPLRHGQKRYLVNPKVKGMQFTAIGGEYFFGNLSIEEK, encoded by the coding sequence ATGAAAAAAATATTGTTGGCATTTACAATGCTTATGTTTATACTGGCCTGTGGAGGAAAAGGGGGAAGTACTGAAGGCGGAAATTCAGGAAAAAAAGGAAGTACATTTACTTTGAATGCAGTTTCAGAGCCTCAGTCAATAGATCCCCAATTATCTACTGATATAGTAGGAGGAGCAGTAGATGATTTGATAACTGAAGGGTTACTCAGAAGAAGTAAAGAAGGTAAACCTGTTGCGGGACTGGCTGAAAAATGGGAAGCTACTCCTGACGGTCTTAAATGGACATTTCATTTAAGAGACGGTATAAAATGGTCAAACGGAGATCCTATAACTGCAAATGATTTTAAAGCGGCATGGTTGAGAGGACTTAATCCTGAAACCGCTGCTGAATATGCTTATATGCTTTATCCTATAAAAAACGGAGAAGCATATAACACAGGAAAAGCTAAAGCGGAAGATGTAGGAATAACAGTTGTAGATGATAAGACACTTGAGGTAACAATGGAAGCGCCTACACCTTATTTTGACGATTTGATTACATTTAAGACATATATGCCTATGAATGAAAAATTTTATAAGGAAGTGGGAGATAAATACTTTACTGAAGCGGATAAGACATTGTCTTCAGGACCTTATATAATGAAAACTTGGAAACATGACTCTGAAATGACTTTTGAAAAAAATCCTAATTATTGGGATAATGCAAATGTAAAAGTTGATAATATCGTATTTAAGCTTATTTCTGATAATGCGGCAGGATTTAACGCATTTAAAAACGGAGAAGTTGACGTAACTTCCATAACAGTGGAGCAGGCTAAAGAATTTAAAGATGATCCGAGATTAGTTACAAATAATGACGGTTCAGTATGGTATTTACTGTTTAATACTAAAACAAAAGCATTGAGTAATGCAAAAGTGAGAAAAGCTTTGCTTATGGCTGTGAACAGAGATGAATTGACTCAGACTGTGTTAAGCGGTTCAGGAAAAACTGCAAAAACATTTGTTCCGTCTGAAATAGGGATAAGAGGATTAAATAAAGATTTTGCAGAAGAAGTTTCCACAACAATACCTGTATTTAATCCTGAAGAAGCTAAAAAACTTCTTGAAGAGGGCTTAAAAGAGCTTGGAATGGATAAATTTCCTCCATTTGAAATGATATTCAATGATTCAGGAAATAACAAACTGATAGCTGAGTATATACAGGAAAGTTTAAGAAAAAATCTTGGAGTTGAGTTACAATTGTCGGCAATGACATTCCAAGAAAGAGTTTCAAGAATGAAGCAGAAAGATTTTGATTTTGTATTAGCAGGATGGTCGGGAGATTTCCATGATCCGATTACTTATTTGGATTTATTTGTGACAAACGGAGGAAATAATCACGGATCTTATTCAAATGCGAGATATGATGAACTTGTAAGAAAAATTAAAAGTTCGGCAGATCCTGCAGTAAGAGTTCCGGCTATGATAGAAATTGAAAAAATAATAGCGGAAGAAGTGCCTGTTGCACCATTAAGACACGGTCAGAAAAGATATCTTGTAAATCCTAAAGTTAAAGGAATGCAGTTTACTGCAATAGGTGGAGAATATTTCTTCGGAAATTTAAGTATAGAAGAAAAATAA
- a CDS encoding ABC transporter substrate-binding protein gives MRKFLFTVLAVLFILGCGNKAAVNNTGETLLLNLKEEGKSYDPQLANDATGELVDSLVGEGLTRQGKDGKSIPGIAEKWETSDDGLVWTFYLRKNAKWSNGDTITANDFKEGWLRALKPETAAEYAFMLFPIKNAEEYNTGKTKVEDVGIKVVNDYTLEVILKAPVTYFDSLVRVQTYLPLNSKFYDSVKEKYMTSVDTSISSGAYIIKSWTRDSDIIFEKNPNYWNKDAIKLEKIEAKFINDAAADLNAFKNGETDVTNISVQQLKEFREDPRLKYTNDGSVWYVIFNMKNKVLSNKKIRQALSLAIDKEEMVRGVLNGIGSAAYTYTPKNIGIIGVDKDFALEAGEIFPKYNIEEAKRLLSEGMKELGITEFPELDMIFNDSGNNKIITEFIQENFRKNLGINIKISSMTFQERLARMEQKDFDLVLAGFAGDYNDAISYLERFESTNGNNYSQYVNPEYDKLVKKVKTSANQKERVEAMIQMEKIIGEDMPVGLLYNRMQIKLVNPRVKEIQFNAIGKDYNLDETYIQK, from the coding sequence ATGAGAAAATTTTTATTTACAGTACTGGCAGTATTGTTCATATTAGGATGCGGAAATAAAGCCGCAGTAAATAATACCGGTGAAACATTACTGTTGAATCTGAAAGAGGAAGGTAAGTCTTATGATCCTCAGCTTGCAAATGATGCGACAGGAGAACTTGTGGATTCTCTTGTAGGAGAAGGACTTACAAGGCAGGGAAAAGATGGAAAATCTATTCCCGGAATAGCTGAAAAATGGGAAACTTCAGATGACGGCTTAGTATGGACGTTTTATTTAAGAAAAAATGCCAAATGGTCAAACGGTGATACAATAACGGCAAATGATTTTAAAGAGGGATGGCTGAGAGCTTTAAAGCCTGAAACAGCAGCTGAATATGCTTTTATGCTCTTTCCTATAAAAAATGCCGAAGAATATAATACAGGTAAGACAAAAGTTGAAGATGTCGGAATAAAAGTTGTGAATGACTATACTCTTGAAGTTATTTTAAAAGCTCCTGTAACTTACTTTGATTCCCTTGTAAGAGTCCAGACATATTTACCGCTGAATAGTAAATTTTATGACAGTGTAAAAGAAAAATATATGACTTCCGTTGATACTTCAATATCTTCGGGAGCCTATATTATAAAGTCATGGACACGGGATTCCGACATTATATTTGAAAAGAATCCCAATTATTGGAATAAGGATGCCATAAAACTTGAAAAAATTGAGGCGAAGTTTATAAATGATGCCGCTGCGGATTTGAATGCTTTTAAAAATGGTGAAACTGACGTAACGAATATATCTGTTCAGCAGTTGAAAGAGTTCAGGGAAGATCCACGTTTAAAATACACTAATGACGGTTCAGTATGGTATGTAATATTTAATATGAAAAATAAAGTATTATCCAATAAAAAAATAAGACAGGCGTTATCGTTGGCAATTGATAAGGAAGAAATGGTAAGAGGGGTGCTGAATGGTATAGGAAGTGCGGCTTACACATATACTCCGAAAAATATAGGAATAATAGGAGTAGATAAAGATTTTGCCTTGGAAGCGGGAGAAATATTTCCTAAATATAACATAGAAGAGGCAAAAAGACTGCTAAGTGAAGGAATGAAAGAACTTGGAATTACTGAGTTTCCTGAACTTGATATGATATTTAATGACTCGGGTAATAATAAGATTATAACTGAGTTTATTCAGGAAAATTTTAGAAAGAATTTAGGTATAAATATAAAAATTTCTTCAATGACATTTCAGGAAAGACTTGCCAGAATGGAACAGAAAGATTTTGATCTTGTATTGGCAGGATTTGCGGGAGATTATAATGATGCTATTTCCTATTTGGAAAGATTTGAATCGACAAATGGTAACAATTATTCCCAATATGTAAATCCGGAGTACGATAAACTCGTTAAAAAAGTGAAGACATCGGCGAATCAGAAAGAAAGAGTAGAAGCTATGATACAGATGGAAAAAATAATAGGAGAAGATATGCCGGTAGGTCTTTTATATAACAGAATGCAGATCAAACTCGTAAATCCGAGAGTAAAAGAAATTCAGTTTAATGCTATAGGGAAAGATTATAATTTGGATGAAACTTATATTCAGAAATAA
- a CDS encoding peptide ABC transporter substrate-binding protein, translated as MKKILLFLVGMILVVSCGENQGKKMSGNSVSFNMEAEPASLDPQLLTDMGGFMVSGMLYEGLVRLNEKSEIVPAGAESWDISEDGKIWTFKIRQGMKWSNGDTVNAYDYFRGMKRGLEPATAAEYAFIMYYIQGAEDYNMGKTKDFNSVGIKVKDDYTLEITLSKPAAYFGKTLIMPIYFPLNEKAITEYKDKYATEADKSIYNGPYTMKEWIHDNRVVMEKNSNYWNKDNIKIDTLTAMMVTDFEAATNLFENKELDLTRISVEKIISFEGKPELRKVPDGRVYYLAFNQKNPILKNKKIRQALSLAINRDALVKDILNDGGVKASGIVANGMPGVSGDFRDELGDLYAQYKDLDVKKLFEEGLKELGITPDQVKLTLTADEKGTGKKESEFYQSQWKEKLGIDINVEIITYKERLSRGNEGNYEIIRYAWGPDYADAMTYMELFLTGTGLNVSRYSNPEYDKLVAFAQASNDHKARIEAMQKAEKMLMEDYNVSGLYYQVAAYLINPDLKEVSIKAVGNPIDFYNASIKK; from the coding sequence ATGAAAAAAATATTGTTGTTTTTAGTAGGGATGATTTTAGTCGTATCATGCGGGGAAAATCAAGGAAAAAAAATGAGTGGAAATTCAGTTTCTTTTAATATGGAAGCTGAGCCTGCTTCACTTGATCCTCAACTGTTGACGGATATGGGAGGATTTATGGTATCCGGTATGCTTTATGAAGGTCTGGTAAGATTAAATGAAAAAAGTGAAATTGTTCCTGCAGGAGCTGAAAGCTGGGATATTTCTGAAGATGGAAAAATCTGGACCTTTAAAATAAGACAGGGAATGAAATGGTCAAATGGGGATACAGTTAATGCTTATGATTATTTCAGAGGAATGAAAAGAGGTCTGGAACCTGCCACTGCAGCTGAATATGCTTTTATAATGTATTATATTCAAGGGGCTGAAGATTATAATATGGGGAAAACCAAAGATTTTAACAGTGTGGGAATAAAAGTGAAAGATGATTATACACTTGAAATAACATTGTCGAAACCGGCCGCATATTTTGGTAAAACACTCATAATGCCTATTTATTTTCCGTTAAATGAAAAAGCTATAACCGAATATAAGGATAAATATGCTACAGAAGCGGATAAATCCATATACAATGGTCCATATACAATGAAAGAATGGATACATGACAATAGAGTGGTAATGGAAAAAAATTCTAATTACTGGAATAAAGATAATATCAAAATTGATACTTTAACAGCAATGATGGTGACTGATTTTGAAGCAGCGACAAATCTGTTTGAAAATAAAGAATTGGATTTGACAAGAATTTCAGTGGAAAAAATAATTTCATTTGAAGGTAAGCCGGAACTGCGTAAAGTTCCTGATGGAAGAGTTTATTATCTGGCATTTAATCAGAAGAATCCGATATTGAAAAATAAAAAAATAAGACAGGCACTATCTCTTGCCATAAACAGAGATGCTCTTGTCAAAGATATTTTAAATGACGGAGGGGTAAAAGCTTCAGGAATAGTTGCAAACGGGATGCCTGGTGTTTCAGGAGATTTCAGAGATGAATTAGGTGACCTTTATGCACAGTATAAAGACTTGGATGTAAAAAAACTTTTTGAAGAAGGATTAAAAGAATTGGGGATTACTCCTGATCAGGTAAAATTGACATTAACTGCCGATGAAAAAGGGACAGGAAAAAAAGAAAGTGAATTTTATCAGTCTCAATGGAAAGAAAAATTGGGTATAGATATAAATGTTGAAATAATAACATATAAGGAAAGATTATCCAGAGGAAACGAAGGAAACTACGAAATAATAAGATATGCGTGGGGACCTGATTATGCAGACGCGATGACATATATGGAGCTGTTCCTTACGGGTACGGGTCTGAACGTTTCAAGATATTCAAATCCTGAATATGATAAATTAGTTGCATTTGCTCAAGCAAGCAACGATCATAAAGCAAGAATAGAAGCAATGCAGAAAGCTGAAAAAATGTTGATGGAAGATTATAATGTTTCAGGGCTTTATTATCAGGTAGCAGCTTACCTTATAAACCCTGATTTGAAAGAAGTTTCAATAAAAGCTGTGGGAAATCCTATAGATTTCTATAATGCATCTATAAAAAAATAA
- a CDS encoding HTH domain-containing protein, translated as MDSRIRKIFDLLSEDKYKTAENLSKKLNISSKRVRKPLKELNEIFEKSGAIIISKSG; from the coding sequence TTGGACAGTAGAATAAGGAAAATATTTGATTTATTATCAGAAGATAAATATAAAACTGCTGAAAATTTATCTAAAAAGCTGAATATAAGCAGTAAAAGAGTAAGAAAACCGTTAAAAGAGTTAAATGAAATTTTTGAAAAAAGCGGAGCAATTATAATTTCAAAATCGGGATAA
- a CDS encoding ABC transporter ATP-binding protein: MSNVTDINNRKKMIEMKNLKKYFPMKKKQVLKAVDNITMDIYKGEVLSLVGESGSGKTTLGRTLSILYPKTAGKIILDGKLTDEYNNKEFTKKVQMIFQDPQASLNPRMTVGDIIAEGIDLHKLASSKKERMEKVYELLEVVGLNREHASRFPHEFSGGQRQRIGIARALAVDPEVLICDEPISALDVSIQAQVVNLLKDLQKERNLTLLFIAHDLSMVKYISDRVAVMYRGKVVELGNPDDVYNNPVHSYTKSLISAVPVADPEHKKTEKIEMEESYLRSPVGDVSEIGIIPEKSELTEYRPGHFVETSFLEEHNLI, encoded by the coding sequence ATGAGTAACGTGACTGACATAAATAACAGAAAAAAAATGATAGAAATGAAAAATCTGAAAAAATATTTCCCTATGAAGAAAAAACAGGTTTTGAAGGCTGTAGATAATATAACAATGGATATTTATAAAGGGGAAGTTTTAAGTCTTGTAGGTGAATCAGGTTCAGGAAAAACTACTTTAGGACGGACATTGAGCATACTTTATCCGAAAACTGCAGGAAAAATCATATTGGACGGGAAACTGACAGATGAATATAACAATAAAGAGTTTACTAAAAAGGTTCAAATGATATTTCAGGATCCTCAGGCATCACTTAATCCTAGAATGACAGTAGGAGATATTATAGCTGAAGGAATAGACCTTCATAAACTGGCTTCGTCTAAAAAGGAAAGAATGGAAAAGGTGTATGAACTCCTTGAAGTAGTCGGACTTAACAGAGAACACGCAAGCAGATTTCCGCATGAGTTTTCAGGAGGACAGAGACAAAGGATAGGAATAGCTAGAGCTCTTGCAGTAGATCCGGAAGTTCTTATATGTGATGAACCTATTTCGGCTCTTGATGTGTCTATTCAGGCACAAGTGGTAAATCTTTTGAAAGATTTACAAAAAGAACGTAATTTGACATTGCTTTTTATTGCTCATGATTTATCAATGGTAAAATATATATCTGACAGGGTGGCGGTTATGTATAGAGGTAAAGTTGTAGAATTGGGAAATCCTGATGATGTTTATAACAACCCTGTACACAGCTATACAAAATCACTTATTTCAGCAGTGCCTGTAGCAGATCCGGAACATAAGAAGACTGAAAAAATAGAAATGGAAGAATCATATTTGAGAAGTCCCGTGGGAGATGTTTCTGAAATCGGAATTATACCTGAAAAATCTGAACTTACAGAATATAGGCCGGGACATTTTGTAGAGACTTCCTTTTTGGAGGAACATAATCTGATATAA
- a CDS encoding ABC transporter ATP-binding protein: MNEKILEVKNLSVSFNTYAGEVKALRNISFSVNRGETLAIVGESGSGKSVTVQTVMKLIPMPPGEIKSGEILFEGEDLVKVSDERMRQLRGGKIGMIFQDPMTSLNPTIKVGKQIMEGILIHKKVSKSEARKQAIDMLEKVGIPKPKERFNQYPHEFSGGMRQRAVIAIALSCEPDLLICDEPTTALDVTIQAQILELINNLKKELNIGVILITHDLGVVAETADRVVVMYAGEKLEEAPVKELFKNPKHPYTWGLLKSLPRLDMKSNEKLESIPGTPPDLLKPPAGDPFAPRSEYAMKIDYERKPPMINMGNDHFVKSWLYVDGAPEINTPFNNVNRKKGDE; this comes from the coding sequence ATGAATGAAAAAATTTTAGAAGTAAAAAATTTAAGTGTTTCTTTCAATACTTATGCAGGAGAAGTAAAAGCACTTAGAAATATAAGTTTTTCAGTAAATAGAGGAGAAACATTGGCAATAGTAGGAGAATCAGGCTCAGGAAAATCTGTTACCGTGCAGACTGTCATGAAACTGATACCTATGCCGCCGGGAGAAATAAAAAGCGGAGAAATTTTATTTGAAGGAGAGGATCTCGTAAAAGTTTCAGATGAAAGAATGAGACAACTAAGAGGAGGAAAAATAGGAATGATATTTCAGGATCCTATGACTTCCCTGAATCCTACAATAAAAGTCGGAAAGCAGATAATGGAAGGTATTTTGATACATAAAAAAGTAAGTAAATCCGAAGCAAGAAAACAGGCTATAGATATGTTGGAAAAAGTAGGAATACCTAAACCTAAAGAAAGATTCAACCAGTATCCTCATGAGTTTTCAGGAGGAATGAGACAAAGAGCGGTTATTGCAATTGCATTATCATGTGAACCCGATTTATTAATATGTGACGAGCCGACGACGGCACTGGATGTTACAATACAGGCACAAATTCTGGAATTGATAAATAATCTGAAAAAAGAACTGAACATAGGAGTAATACTTATAACTCATGATCTTGGAGTTGTTGCTGAAACAGCCGACAGAGTAGTGGTAATGTATGCGGGAGAAAAGTTGGAAGAAGCTCCTGTTAAGGAATTGTTTAAAAATCCGAAACATCCTTATACATGGGGACTTTTAAAATCGCTTCCGAGACTTGATATGAAAAGCAATGAAAAGTTGGAGTCTATACCCGGAACACCTCCTGATTTGTTAAAACCTCCTGCGGGAGACCCTTTTGCACCGAGGTCCGAGTATGCAATGAAAATTGATTATGAGAGAAAACCGCCTATGATAAATATGGGAAATGATCATTTTGTAAAATCGTGGTTATATGTTGACGGAGCACCGGAGATTAACACTCCTTTTAATAATGTAAATAGGAAAAAGGGGGATGAGTAA
- a CDS encoding ABC transporter permease, translating into MTDKVTENMEEYLPVGDDFEIIGPDTAQSEVIYKPSLTFWQDGWRRFKKNKLALTFLGIMGIFLFLAVFGQMLTKYSYRAQDLSIKFLSPMKGIATGHYLGTDNLGRDLFARLSQGIRISMQLSIITAIICVVFGTVYGAVSAYFGGIVDSVMTRIVEIIMIIPSMIYIILLMVVMGNSVKTIIIAMSLTRWVGYSLLVRGEVLKIKESEFVLASKSLGGNFFWITLKHLIPNTLSVIIIRLTTDIPNIIFTEAFLSFIGLGVPIPQASLGNLVFDGFTNMDSYPYLFIIPAVVISLITLAFNIVGDALNDALNPKLRS; encoded by the coding sequence ATGACGGATAAAGTAACTGAAAATATGGAAGAGTATTTACCTGTGGGTGACGATTTTGAAATTATCGGACCTGATACGGCTCAAAGTGAAGTAATTTATAAACCGAGTTTGACTTTCTGGCAGGACGGATGGAGAAGATTCAAGAAAAATAAACTTGCATTGACATTTTTAGGGATAATGGGAATATTTCTGTTTCTGGCAGTATTCGGACAGATGTTGACAAAGTATTCATACAGGGCACAGGATTTATCAATAAAATTTTTAAGTCCTATGAAAGGAATAGCGACAGGTCACTATCTGGGGACAGATAACCTTGGGAGGGATCTTTTTGCGAGACTTTCTCAAGGAATAAGAATATCAATGCAACTGTCAATAATAACAGCAATAATCTGTGTTGTTTTCGGAACTGTTTATGGAGCTGTATCCGCTTATTTCGGAGGAATTGTAGACAGTGTAATGACAAGAATAGTTGAAATTATTATGATTATACCTTCAATGATTTATATAATATTATTAATGGTAGTAATGGGGAATAGTGTTAAGACTATTATTATAGCAATGTCCCTGACAAGATGGGTCGGTTATTCTTTACTTGTAAGAGGAGAAGTTTTAAAAATAAAGGAAAGTGAATTTGTTTTAGCTTCAAAATCATTGGGAGGAAACTTTTTCTGGATTACTTTAAAACATCTTATACCGAATACATTAAGTGTAATAATTATAAGGTTGACAACTGATATACCTAATATTATATTTACAGAGGCGTTTTTGAGTTTTATCGGACTTGGAGTACCTATACCGCAGGCTTCATTAGGAAATCTAGTATTTGATGGATTTACAAATATGGATTCATATCCGTATCTCTTTATAATACCTGCTGTTGTTATCTCTTTGATAACACTGGCATTTAATATAGTGGGAGATGCACTGAACGATGCGTTGAATCCGAAGCTGAGATCATAA
- a CDS encoding ABC transporter permease, giving the protein MKNVLKFLVNRIAMGLVTLWLVITITFFLLHLLPGDPFQSEKAIPPKIKENLMAKYHLDKPLGVQYVEYLKSVAKGDLGLSMKIRGRTVNEAIAQSFPVSADLGMRSIIFALCLGLPLGVIAALNRGKYQDKIAMVIAVIGISVPSFVLAGLMQKYFVDVHNRILIDKFNLPFVRILLSGWDKPEKKILPVIALGLYTVALIARLLRDKMIEVMGQDYIRLAIAKGVKPRNIVWKHALRNAILPIVTIMGPTIAAVLTGSFVIEKAFTIPGLGKYYIQSINDRDYTMVLGVTVFYAAFLIGMMIIMDIVYAMVDPKIKLGKGDEA; this is encoded by the coding sequence ATGAAAAACGTTTTAAAATTTTTGGTAAACAGAATAGCAATGGGACTTGTGACATTATGGCTTGTAATAACAATCACATTTTTTCTTTTGCATTTGTTACCGGGAGATCCGTTTCAAAGTGAAAAGGCAATCCCTCCGAAAATTAAAGAAAATTTAATGGCAAAATATCATCTGGATAAACCTTTGGGAGTTCAATATGTGGAATATCTGAAAAGTGTTGCCAAAGGAGACTTAGGATTATCAATGAAAATCAGAGGAAGAACTGTAAATGAAGCTATAGCCCAAAGTTTTCCGGTATCTGCTGATTTGGGAATGAGATCAATAATATTTGCATTATGTTTAGGATTACCGCTGGGAGTAATTGCAGCATTGAATAGGGGGAAATATCAGGATAAGATTGCTATGGTAATAGCGGTCATAGGGATATCCGTCCCGAGTTTTGTCCTTGCAGGACTTATGCAAAAATACTTTGTAGATGTGCATAATAGAATTCTTATTGATAAGTTTAATTTACCTTTTGTAAGAATACTGTTGTCAGGATGGGATAAGCCTGAAAAGAAAATATTGCCTGTCATAGCTTTGGGACTTTATACAGTCGCATTGATAGCAAGACTTTTAAGAGATAAAATGATAGAAGTTATGGGACAGGATTATATAAGGCTCGCTATAGCCAAAGGGGTCAAGCCTCGTAATATAGTCTGGAAACATGCTTTAAGAAATGCCATTTTGCCTATAGTTACAATAATGGGACCTACTATTGCAGCAGTATTGACGGGTTCATTTGTAATAGAAAAGGCATTTACAATTCCGGGGCTGGGGAAATATTATATTCAAAGTATAAATGACAGGGATTATACTATGGTTCTTGGAGTAACTGTGTTTTATGCTGCATTTTTAATAGGAATGATGATAATTATGGATATAGTATATGCAATGGTTGATCCGAAAATCAAGCTCGGGAAAGGAGATGAAGCGTAA